The following proteins are co-located in the Echinicola sp. 20G genome:
- a CDS encoding serine hydrolase, protein MISRKTIVIRIVLLVGTAISLFFVPWLLVKAWILPLPDTVQEQVDEAIGHGFDGMIVYIDQAGKPSQYFASGWHNRDAKIPAQPHALFKIASIGKLYDAVAVTKMVSSGRLSLDKTLADYMPELVGTIDNAEQITLRNMVQHRSGIPNYTDAPNYWATPSMTYEEILTLIQGLPANFEPGEDYEYCNTNYLLLGKIMDKVLGYENYRFKQEEILTPLKLTNTYGSLNEVNMDDVMSGYHVGHPHDLKADDLGMVATAEDVGIFLRALNDGSLFMEGEKEIYSSIYKYEHAGWVPGYQSFAAYYEDIDAVVITFYSTTDPKLYNWNLSEIINSRIVNILRKQKSN, encoded by the coding sequence ATGATCTCTCGAAAGACCATTGTAATTAGAATAGTACTTCTTGTTGGGACAGCCATTTCCTTATTCTTCGTGCCTTGGCTGCTGGTGAAAGCATGGATACTTCCGCTTCCGGATACAGTCCAAGAACAGGTCGATGAAGCCATTGGCCATGGATTTGACGGAATGATTGTGTACATAGATCAGGCAGGAAAGCCTTCACAATATTTCGCCTCCGGCTGGCACAACAGAGATGCAAAGATTCCTGCCCAACCTCACGCCTTGTTCAAAATTGCCAGCATAGGAAAGCTCTATGATGCAGTGGCAGTAACCAAAATGGTTAGCTCAGGACGCTTGTCATTGGATAAAACCCTTGCTGATTACATGCCTGAATTGGTAGGTACTATTGATAATGCCGAACAGATCACGTTAAGAAACATGGTCCAGCACCGAAGTGGGATTCCTAATTATACAGATGCGCCAAATTACTGGGCCACTCCTTCCATGACCTATGAAGAAATTCTCACCTTGATTCAAGGCCTACCGGCCAACTTTGAACCAGGTGAGGATTATGAGTACTGCAACACCAATTACCTGCTATTAGGTAAGATCATGGATAAGGTGCTGGGGTATGAGAACTACCGATTCAAACAAGAAGAAATCCTGACTCCACTCAAGCTGACCAATACATATGGATCATTGAACGAAGTGAATATGGATGATGTAATGAGTGGTTATCACGTTGGACATCCACACGATTTAAAGGCAGACGATCTTGGAATGGTAGCAACTGCCGAGGATGTAGGCATCTTCTTAAGAGCACTTAACGATGGATCTTTATTTATGGAGGGCGAAAAGGAAATCTATTCTTCCATCTACAAATACGAACACGCAGGATGGGTACCAGGATATCAAAGTTTTGCAGCGTATTATGAAGATATAGATGCTGTGGTCATTACGTTCTACAGCACAACGGACCCTAAACTTTACAATTGGAATTTGTCTGAAATCATAAATAGTCGAATAGTCAACATATTGAGAAAGCAAAAGAGCAACTAA